The Rhodococcus triatomae genome includes a window with the following:
- a CDS encoding MCE family protein, which translates to MMLSRFVRVQLVIFSILTVIGLVVMSVQYVRVPSMLGIGKYDVSMELVATGGLYPHANVAFRGTNVGVVDSVTLTDEGVVAKLSIDRGYDIPADVDASVKSVSAVGEQYVDLIPRSGATLASAGGATLSGGDVIPLDRTSIPQDVGEMLDQADILLDSIADTRLKTVVDEAFHAFNGSGPDLQRLIDSARLFVEEAADNSEATRVLIDQVGPLLDTQIVSSDAIRSWTADLVTFSDQLRASDPTLRSILATGPGAAEEANILFQELSPTLPLLLANLVSVGEVATIYHPSIEQILVLYPPLTAALATAATGGPIDEGAIVDFSLALNDPPACTTGFLPPDQRRPGNDTTVPPTPNNLFCNVAPDDPSVVRGARNIPCMEYPGRRAPTVQGCRDGWTPLGNNPPTGPVQSPDVPSYTTTPSSHDGGADAGPAPVVPATARPYDPSTGAYTAPDGRIYTQPNLASTREDSTWQTMMTGQQ; encoded by the coding sequence ATGATGCTGTCCCGATTCGTCCGCGTGCAGCTGGTGATCTTCTCGATCCTCACCGTGATCGGCCTGGTCGTCATGTCCGTCCAGTACGTGCGGGTGCCGAGCATGCTCGGCATCGGCAAGTACGACGTGTCGATGGAACTCGTCGCGACCGGCGGGCTGTATCCCCACGCCAACGTCGCGTTCCGCGGAACCAATGTCGGCGTGGTGGATTCGGTGACCCTCACCGACGAAGGCGTGGTCGCGAAACTGTCGATCGACCGCGGCTACGACATCCCGGCGGACGTCGATGCCTCGGTGAAGAGCGTGTCCGCGGTCGGCGAGCAGTATGTGGACCTGATCCCGCGCAGCGGGGCCACCCTGGCCTCCGCGGGTGGAGCCACGCTGTCCGGAGGAGACGTGATCCCACTGGACCGGACCAGCATTCCGCAGGACGTCGGGGAAATGCTCGACCAGGCGGACATCCTGCTCGACAGCATCGCCGACACGCGGTTGAAGACCGTGGTGGACGAGGCATTCCACGCCTTCAACGGATCCGGTCCCGACTTGCAGCGGCTGATCGACTCCGCGCGGTTGTTCGTCGAGGAGGCGGCCGACAACTCGGAGGCGACCCGCGTCCTCATCGATCAGGTGGGCCCGCTGCTCGACACCCAGATCGTCAGCAGCGACGCGATCCGGTCGTGGACGGCCGATCTCGTCACGTTCAGCGATCAGCTCCGGGCCAGTGACCCGACACTTCGGTCGATCCTGGCCACGGGGCCCGGCGCTGCCGAGGAAGCGAACATCCTCTTCCAGGAGCTCTCCCCGACGCTGCCGCTACTGCTCGCGAATCTGGTCAGTGTCGGCGAAGTGGCCACCATCTACCATCCTTCGATCGAGCAGATCCTCGTGCTCTATCCGCCGCTCACGGCGGCCCTGGCCACTGCGGCGACAGGCGGCCCGATCGACGAGGGTGCGATCGTGGACTTCTCGCTCGCGCTGAACGATCCGCCCGCGTGCACCACCGGATTCCTACCTCCCGATCAGCGTCGCCCGGGCAACGACACCACGGTCCCGCCGACGCCGAACAACCTGTTCTGCAATGTCGCCCCGGACGATCCGAGCGTGGTCCGTGGTGCCCGGAACATTCCGTGCATGGAGTATCCGGGCCGGCGCGCGCCGACCGTGCAGGGATGCCGGGACGGCTGGACCCCGTTGGGGAACAACCCGCCCACCGGTCCCGTCCAGTCTCCGGACGTGCCGTCCTACACGACGACGCCGAGTTCGCACGACGGCGGCGCAGACGCCGGTCCGGCACCGGTCGTCCCCGCGACGGCACGGCCCTACGATCCGTCCACGGGCGCCTACACGGCACCGGACGGGCGCATCTACACCCAACCGAATCTGGCATCGACGAGAGAGGATTCGACGTGGCAGACGATGATGACAGGTCAGCAGTGA
- a CDS encoding NAD-dependent epimerase/dehydratase family protein, protein MKVAVTGAAGFVGTNLVRSLVAAGHQVVAVDRVRPAADTGEAGDEQVTWVDGDVLDRRSMEQALDGAEVVYHLVAMITLAQNSDRAWTVNTKGVRTVAEAALAVGARRMVHCSSIHSFDQIRCGGVLDESSVRSTDRALPVYDRSKWEGEVQLRQVVDQGLDAVICNPTGVYGPTDHGLSRINGLLRTAARGRTPVLIEGGFDLVDVRDVADGLMAAAEKGRTGENYLLSGSMLRMLDAFRTAARAAGRRGPAFAVPLSVVDKILPVVEPIGARFGSDVLSRAAMAALLAAPVVDGTKARSELGFSPRPADETIRDLIAFLVTSGQFSVARAG, encoded by the coding sequence ATGAAGGTCGCAGTCACCGGTGCCGCCGGATTCGTGGGCACCAATCTCGTCCGCTCCCTCGTTGCCGCGGGCCACCAGGTGGTCGCCGTCGATCGGGTGCGCCCGGCGGCGGACACCGGGGAGGCGGGCGACGAACAGGTCACCTGGGTGGACGGCGACGTGCTCGACCGGCGGTCGATGGAGCAGGCGCTCGACGGTGCCGAGGTGGTCTATCACCTGGTCGCGATGATCACGTTGGCGCAGAACAGTGATCGTGCCTGGACCGTCAACACGAAGGGCGTGCGCACCGTCGCGGAAGCGGCGTTGGCGGTGGGTGCGCGAAGGATGGTGCACTGCAGCTCGATTCACTCGTTCGACCAGATCCGCTGCGGGGGAGTCCTGGACGAGTCGTCGGTGCGTTCCACCGACCGCGCCCTGCCCGTGTACGACCGTTCCAAGTGGGAGGGCGAGGTCCAGCTCCGGCAGGTCGTCGATCAGGGACTCGATGCCGTGATCTGCAACCCGACCGGCGTCTACGGGCCCACCGATCACGGACTGTCCCGCATCAACGGTCTCCTGCGCACTGCGGCGCGCGGCCGTACCCCGGTGCTCATCGAGGGCGGCTTCGACCTCGTCGACGTCCGCGATGTCGCGGACGGCCTGATGGCCGCGGCCGAGAAGGGACGCACGGGCGAGAACTACCTGCTCTCCGGCTCCATGCTGCGGATGCTCGACGCCTTCCGGACAGCCGCACGAGCGGCGGGGAGGCGGGGCCCGGCATTCGCGGTACCGCTGTCGGTGGTCGACAAGATCCTGCCGGTCGTGGAGCCGATCGGCGCGCGGTTCGGTTCCGACGTACTGTCCCGGGCGGCGATGGCGGCCCTCCTGGCGGCGCCGGTCGTCGACGGCACGAAGGCGCGATCCGAACTCGGCTTCTCGCCGCGTCCGGCCGACGAGACCATCCGTGACCTCATCGCCTTCCTCGTCACCTCCGGCCAGTTCTCGGTGGCCCGCGCGGGCTAG
- a CDS encoding alpha,alpha-trehalose-phosphate synthase (UDP-forming): MAESREPAESSQSSSSPTSSSSSDPVSRQAEFVVVANRLPVDLERLPDGTTRWKRSPGGLVTALEPILRSNKGAWVGWAGVADAELDPVVEDGLELYPVPLSAGEIAEYYEGFSNATLWPLYHDVIVKPEYDRQWWNSYVQVNRRFAEATSNAAAEGATVWIQDYQLQLVPKMLRMLRPDLTIGFFLHIPFPPVELFMQLPWRTEIVEGLLGADLIGFHLPGGAQNFLYLARRLAGQQTSRGTVGVRSKLGVVQVGFRTVRVGAFPISIASGVLDEQSRRKAIRDRAKQIRKELGNPKHIMLGVDRLDYTKGIDIRLDALYELLQEKRIDPEDTVMVQLATPSRERVESYVQMRGSIEQTVSRINGEYAQVGRPVVHYIHRPIPRDELIAFFVAADVMLVTPLRDGMNLVAKEYVACRSDLGGALLLSEFTGAAAELRQAYLCNPHDLDNTKDAMEQALNQTREEGRRRMRALRRQVLAHDVDRWAKSFLEALGRSGVAGSALLPPTDRG; encoded by the coding sequence GTGGCTGAGAGCCGGGAGCCAGCAGAGAGTTCGCAGTCGTCTTCGTCACCGACATCGTCGTCATCGAGCGATCCGGTCTCCCGGCAGGCCGAGTTCGTGGTGGTCGCCAATCGCCTCCCGGTCGACCTCGAACGCCTCCCCGACGGAACCACGAGGTGGAAGCGGAGTCCCGGCGGGCTGGTGACGGCGCTCGAACCCATCCTGCGCAGCAACAAGGGCGCGTGGGTCGGCTGGGCCGGGGTCGCGGACGCGGAACTCGATCCGGTCGTCGAGGACGGCCTCGAGCTCTATCCCGTACCGCTCAGTGCGGGCGAGATCGCCGAATACTACGAGGGCTTCTCGAACGCCACCCTCTGGCCCCTCTACCACGACGTCATCGTCAAACCCGAGTACGACCGCCAGTGGTGGAACAGCTACGTCCAGGTCAACCGCCGATTCGCCGAGGCGACGTCGAACGCGGCCGCCGAGGGCGCGACCGTGTGGATCCAGGACTACCAGCTCCAGCTGGTCCCCAAGATGCTGCGGATGCTGCGCCCCGACCTCACCATCGGCTTCTTCCTGCACATCCCCTTCCCGCCCGTCGAGTTGTTCATGCAGTTGCCATGGCGCACCGAGATCGTCGAGGGTCTCCTCGGCGCCGATCTCATCGGATTCCACCTTCCGGGCGGCGCGCAGAACTTCCTCTACCTGGCCCGACGCCTCGCCGGGCAGCAGACCTCCCGCGGAACCGTCGGGGTGCGGTCGAAACTCGGCGTGGTGCAGGTCGGGTTCCGCACGGTACGAGTCGGCGCCTTCCCCATCTCCATCGCTTCGGGGGTGCTCGACGAGCAGTCCCGCCGCAAGGCGATCCGCGACCGCGCCAAGCAGATCCGCAAGGAGCTGGGCAACCCGAAACACATCATGCTCGGCGTCGACCGCCTCGACTACACCAAGGGAATCGACATCCGTCTGGATGCGCTCTACGAGCTACTGCAGGAGAAGCGGATCGATCCCGAGGACACCGTCATGGTCCAGCTGGCGACGCCGAGCCGCGAACGCGTCGAGAGCTACGTGCAGATGCGCGGTTCGATCGAGCAGACGGTCAGCCGGATCAACGGCGAGTATGCCCAGGTGGGTCGGCCCGTCGTCCACTACATCCACCGGCCCATCCCCCGCGACGAGCTGATCGCGTTCTTCGTCGCGGCAGACGTCATGCTCGTCACTCCGCTGCGCGACGGCATGAACTTGGTGGCCAAGGAGTACGTGGCCTGCCGCAGCGACCTGGGTGGCGCGCTGCTGCTCAGCGAGTTCACCGGCGCCGCAGCGGAATTGCGTCAGGCGTACCTGTGCAATCCGCACGACCTGGACAACACCAAGGACGCGATGGAGCAGGCGCTGAACCAGACTCGTGAGGAGGGGCGCCGCCGGATGCGCGCGCTGCGACGCCAGGTCCTCGCACACGACGTGGACCGCTGGGCGAAGTCGTTCCTCGAGGCGCTCGGGCGCAGCGGTGTCGCCGGTTCCGCGCTGCTGCCACCCACCGATCGCGGGTAG
- a CDS encoding lysine N(6)-hydroxylase/L-ornithine N(5)-oxygenase family protein yields MSESPRTPGGSRDVRDVVGIGFGPANLALAIAIEEHNEARAPEDRLTALFFEANEEFSWHPGMLLDGATMQIAFPKDLVTFRNPRSAYTFFSYLHDRGRLVDFVNHQTFFPTRHEFNDYLSWAAARVAVDVRYGSAVTEVRPVRGDDGVAELFEVTGSDGTVVLARNVVMGSGLRERLPEWAVPSDRCFHNHNFLTRIGRMPEVAHQRFAVLGAGQSAAEIVQYLHENYPDAEVHNVFSRYGYSPADDSPYANRIFDPEAVDDLHGAPAEERARLLEVHRGTNYSCVDIELINDLYAAEYQERVRGHRRLFMRRASEIVAVDDRADGIEVSVRSALDGLTDTLTYDALVLATGFEPAPLAPLLGDLASNAQGVARDYSLVLSEDIEAGIYLQGGTERTHGLTSSLLSNVAVRAGEILTSVLTRRGRRVTLATVNQTDPYATSEAR; encoded by the coding sequence ATGAGCGAATCTCCCCGTACGCCCGGAGGCAGTCGCGACGTACGCGACGTCGTCGGCATCGGGTTCGGGCCGGCCAACCTGGCCTTGGCCATCGCGATCGAAGAGCACAACGAGGCGCGCGCACCCGAGGACCGACTGACCGCACTGTTCTTCGAGGCGAACGAGGAGTTCTCCTGGCACCCGGGAATGCTCCTCGACGGTGCGACGATGCAGATCGCGTTCCCGAAGGACCTGGTCACCTTCCGGAACCCGCGCAGTGCCTACACCTTCTTCTCCTACCTGCACGACCGCGGGCGCCTGGTGGACTTCGTCAATCACCAGACGTTCTTCCCCACCCGGCACGAGTTCAACGACTATCTGAGTTGGGCGGCGGCCCGGGTCGCGGTCGACGTCCGGTACGGCAGCGCCGTCACCGAGGTACGGCCGGTGCGGGGAGACGACGGCGTCGCCGAGTTGTTCGAGGTGACCGGCAGCGACGGCACGGTGGTGCTCGCGCGCAACGTCGTGATGGGTTCCGGGCTGCGGGAACGGCTGCCGGAATGGGCCGTCCCCTCGGACCGGTGCTTCCACAACCACAACTTCCTCACCCGTATCGGCCGGATGCCCGAGGTGGCCCACCAGCGTTTCGCCGTTCTGGGAGCCGGGCAGAGTGCCGCGGAGATCGTGCAGTACCTGCACGAGAACTACCCGGACGCCGAGGTACACAACGTGTTCTCGCGGTACGGATACAGCCCGGCGGACGACAGCCCGTACGCCAACCGGATCTTCGACCCCGAGGCCGTCGACGACCTGCACGGTGCGCCCGCCGAGGAACGCGCCCGGCTGCTCGAGGTGCACCGCGGGACCAACTACTCGTGCGTGGACATCGAGCTGATCAACGACCTCTACGCCGCCGAGTATCAGGAGCGGGTGCGCGGTCACCGGCGGTTGTTCATGCGCCGGGCCTCGGAGATCGTGGCCGTCGACGACCGGGCCGACGGCATCGAGGTGTCGGTGCGCAGCGCGCTCGACGGGCTCACCGACACGCTCACCTACGACGCGCTGGTGCTGGCCACCGGGTTCGAGCCGGCACCGCTGGCACCGCTGCTCGGGGACCTGGCGAGTAACGCTCAGGGCGTGGCGCGCGACTACAGTCTCGTGCTCTCGGAGGACATCGAGGCCGGTATCTACCTGCAGGGTGGCACCGAGCGCACCCACGGGCTCACGTCGTCACTGTTGTCCAACGTGGCGGTGCGTGCCGGCGAGATTCTGACCTCGGTTCTAACCCGCCGTGGCCGCAGGGTCACGCTTGCTACTGTGAACCAGACCGACCCGTACGCGACGAGCGAGGCGAGATGA
- a CDS encoding nuclear transport factor 2 family protein has translation MADQPPHPGVTPGRADLLALVEQSPAAVAAHDRDRWLGLFTEDAVVNDPVGSVPHVGPDALGRFYDTFIAPNSIAFRVERDLVCGGTVVRDLSIETTMPSGVVLEIPMHLRYDVRSGESGSAIAGLFAHWQLPSMVLQLLRSGRPGLVAAGSLGPLMLRTLGLRGTLGFSRGFFGTGARGRRTVTGFLESLRAGGGRSLTSVLTPDARLEYPAGTPVESAVLLDPARNMQWGKMISAGRTVSVSIDRGDLAGVAFFELAAGSRRIAHVRWYSEGLHPLSN, from the coding sequence ATGGCTGACCAGCCGCCTCACCCCGGTGTGACGCCCGGTCGGGCGGACCTGCTCGCGCTCGTCGAGCAGTCACCGGCCGCGGTGGCGGCGCACGATCGTGACCGGTGGCTGGGATTGTTCACCGAGGACGCCGTCGTGAACGATCCGGTGGGCTCGGTACCCCACGTCGGTCCCGACGCGCTGGGCCGGTTCTACGACACGTTCATCGCGCCCAACAGCATCGCGTTCCGGGTCGAACGGGACCTGGTCTGCGGCGGCACGGTGGTGCGTGACCTGAGCATCGAGACCACGATGCCGAGTGGGGTCGTACTGGAGATCCCGATGCATCTGCGCTACGACGTTCGATCCGGCGAGTCGGGATCGGCGATCGCCGGGCTGTTCGCGCACTGGCAACTGCCGTCGATGGTCCTGCAACTCTTGCGTTCGGGCCGGCCCGGCCTGGTCGCGGCAGGGTCGTTGGGCCCGTTGATGCTGCGTACTCTCGGCCTGCGCGGGACTCTCGGGTTCAGCCGAGGGTTCTTCGGAACGGGCGCGCGGGGTCGAAGAACTGTCACAGGTTTCCTCGAGAGTCTGCGCGCGGGTGGTGGTCGCTCACTCACCTCGGTGCTGACGCCGGACGCCCGGCTGGAATATCCTGCCGGAACGCCCGTCGAGTCCGCCGTACTCCTCGATCCGGCTCGGAACATGCAGTGGGGCAAGATGATTTCCGCCGGACGCACGGTGAGCGTGTCGATCGACCGGGGTGACCTCGCGGGCGTCGCCTTCTTCGAGTTGGCGGCCGGATCGCGGCGTATCGCGCACGTCCGGTGGTACTCGGAAGGGCTTCACCCTCTTTCTAACTGA
- a CDS encoding alpha/beta fold hydrolase, with translation MTIATINGIPLNHDVKGSGDLVVLIMGTGSPGRVWDLHQTPALVAAGYRVCTFDNRGIAPTAECADGISMTDMVADTAALVEYLGGGPARIVGTSMGARVAQELTLSRPDLVHKAVFLAGHARMDHFQQTLSAGERELADSGVVLPAKYRAAVTAVMNLSPASLVDAHTARDWLDLFEFSGGSTSAGVRAQLDMDRSFDRRDAYRAITRPCLSIGFADDRMIPAYLSEEVADAIPGAEYLEIPDAGHYGYLERPNEVNKALVDFLAS, from the coding sequence ATGACGATCGCGACGATCAACGGGATCCCGCTGAACCATGACGTCAAGGGCTCGGGGGATCTCGTCGTGCTGATCATGGGCACCGGGAGCCCGGGGAGGGTGTGGGACCTGCACCAGACACCGGCGCTCGTCGCGGCGGGGTACCGGGTCTGCACGTTCGACAATCGCGGAATCGCGCCGACCGCCGAGTGTGCCGACGGCATCTCGATGACGGACATGGTGGCGGACACGGCCGCGCTCGTCGAGTATCTCGGGGGCGGTCCGGCGCGGATCGTCGGCACGTCGATGGGCGCGCGGGTGGCGCAGGAACTCACGCTGTCCCGGCCCGATCTGGTGCACAAGGCGGTGTTCCTCGCCGGGCACGCGCGGATGGATCACTTCCAGCAGACGTTGTCCGCGGGCGAACGCGAACTCGCGGACAGCGGGGTCGTCCTGCCCGCCAAGTATCGGGCGGCGGTGACCGCGGTGATGAATCTGTCTCCGGCCTCACTCGTCGATGCGCACACCGCGCGTGACTGGCTGGATCTGTTCGAGTTCTCCGGTGGCTCCACGTCGGCGGGGGTGCGGGCTCAACTCGACATGGATCGTTCCTTCGACCGCCGCGATGCGTACCGCGCGATCACCCGGCCGTGCCTCTCGATCGGATTCGCGGACGACCGGATGATTCCGGCGTATCTCTCGGAGGAGGTGGCGGACGCGATTCCGGGTGCGGAGTACCTGGAGATCCCCGACGCGGGACATTACGGGTACCTGGAACGCCCGAACGAGGTCAACAAGGCCCTGGTGGACTTCCTCGCGAGCTGA
- a CDS encoding threonine/serine ThrE exporter family protein translates to MVRFSELLDRLTGERLATVDTVLAAPAPLQPIDLTDDPQVAEVLDLAVRIGEVLLAAGTSAMDTAEQVQFIAATYGLARTDVDVTYNAIRLSAHRGPTLPPASTLRMVHYRSMDFTRLAAVDRLTRRIRREMVTPREAHEALTALTTAPHPYNRWIATLAWSSMAAMISVMLGGGVLVASVAFLTTTVIDRVNRVLNRIGLPFFFQQVMGGIIAAAPAATLYTFQDQLGVDIRPSQIIAAGVIVLLSGLSLVGSVQDAITGAPVTAAARFFEVVMMTGGIIAGVGISLKVTSLFGSTLPPTNVEITALAPMPVLVPAAAFASLSYALACYAERRALPAAWLGGAFGALVFALAAQTNIGPVVGSALAATVVGFAGGLMARRAFTPPLIVAVAGITPLLPGLSIYRGLYGLLDDEVVVGLSSLLAAFGIGCALAAGVTLGEWLARKVRRPRILRRTDTLRRPVVIRRPVRVRRRRPGPGGRMQNVPGPSGPGTP, encoded by the coding sequence ATGGTGAGATTCAGCGAACTTCTCGATCGCCTGACCGGAGAGCGGCTCGCCACCGTCGACACGGTGCTGGCCGCGCCGGCTCCACTGCAGCCGATCGACCTGACCGACGACCCTCAGGTCGCCGAGGTCCTCGACCTGGCGGTCCGGATCGGCGAAGTCCTGCTCGCGGCAGGAACGTCCGCCATGGACACCGCCGAGCAGGTCCAGTTCATCGCGGCCACTTACGGTCTGGCCCGCACCGACGTCGACGTCACCTACAACGCGATCCGTCTGTCTGCTCACCGCGGGCCGACGCTGCCACCGGCCAGCACGCTGCGCATGGTGCACTACCGCTCGATGGACTTCACCCGGCTCGCCGCGGTGGACCGGCTCACCCGGCGCATCCGCCGCGAGATGGTGACCCCCCGGGAAGCCCACGAGGCACTCACGGCGCTCACCACCGCGCCCCACCCGTACAACCGCTGGATCGCGACCCTGGCGTGGTCGTCGATGGCGGCGATGATCTCGGTGATGCTCGGTGGCGGCGTCCTCGTCGCATCCGTCGCATTCCTCACCACCACGGTCATCGACCGGGTGAACCGGGTCCTCAACCGCATCGGTCTGCCGTTCTTCTTCCAGCAGGTGATGGGCGGCATCATCGCGGCGGCTCCCGCCGCCACGCTCTATACCTTCCAGGACCAGCTGGGCGTGGACATCCGTCCGTCGCAGATCATCGCAGCGGGCGTGATCGTGCTGCTCTCCGGCCTGTCACTCGTCGGCTCGGTGCAGGATGCGATCACCGGGGCGCCGGTCACCGCAGCGGCCCGCTTCTTCGAGGTCGTGATGATGACCGGCGGCATCATCGCCGGCGTCGGTATCTCACTGAAGGTGACGAGCCTGTTCGGCTCGACGCTGCCACCCACCAACGTGGAGATCACCGCTCTCGCCCCGATGCCGGTCCTGGTCCCCGCGGCGGCTTTCGCCTCGCTGTCGTACGCGCTGGCGTGCTACGCGGAGCGGCGGGCGCTGCCCGCGGCCTGGCTCGGCGGTGCGTTCGGTGCCCTGGTGTTCGCACTCGCCGCCCAGACCAACATCGGGCCGGTCGTCGGGTCCGCCCTGGCAGCGACGGTCGTCGGCTTCGCCGGTGGCCTCATGGCCCGCCGCGCCTTCACGCCCCCACTGATCGTCGCGGTCGCCGGAATCACGCCGCTGCTGCCCGGTCTGTCGATCTATCGTGGTCTGTACGGCCTGCTGGACGACGAGGTGGTCGTGGGGCTGAGCTCTCTGCTCGCCGCGTTCGGTATCGGCTGCGCCCTGGCCGCGGGCGTGACCCTCGGTGAGTGGCTCGCCAGGAAGGTGCGCCGGCCCCGGATCCTGCGGCGCACCGACACGCTGCGCCGCCCGGTCGTCATCCGGCGACCGGTGCGGGTGCGCCGCAGGCGGCCCGGACCCGGCGGCAGAATGCAGAATGTGCCCGGTCCGTCCGGACCGGGCACACCCTGA
- a CDS encoding nuclear transport factor 2 family protein, giving the protein MTGPAADVDPAPAPPVASRGVLLRVAVAAVIGVLVVTIGWMLYLQRQDNLVEQARTDATDAAAAQAVAMLAYEFGNVDEQLAEAADGLTGSFREDYRTLVEEAIAPGAKEKKLTVQVTVQAKSVVEADADSATVLLYLNQVTTSAEAPDARTVGSRITMDLEKVDGTWLTSRLTPV; this is encoded by the coding sequence ATGACCGGACCCGCTGCGGACGTCGACCCGGCGCCCGCGCCCCCCGTCGCCTCGCGCGGCGTGCTGTTGCGGGTGGCCGTCGCGGCGGTGATCGGCGTCCTGGTCGTGACGATCGGGTGGATGCTGTATCTGCAGCGGCAGGACAATCTGGTCGAGCAGGCGCGCACCGACGCGACCGACGCCGCGGCGGCACAGGCGGTCGCGATGCTCGCCTACGAGTTCGGCAATGTCGACGAGCAACTGGCCGAGGCAGCCGACGGACTGACCGGATCGTTCCGTGAGGACTACCGCACCCTCGTGGAAGAAGCGATCGCCCCGGGGGCGAAGGAGAAGAAACTCACCGTGCAGGTGACGGTCCAGGCGAAGTCGGTGGTCGAGGCGGACGCGGACTCGGCGACGGTGTTGCTGTACCTGAATCAGGTCACCACCAGCGCGGAGGCCCCGGACGCGCGGACCGTCGGGAGCCGTATCACGATGGACCTGGAGAAGGTGGACGGGACATGGCTGACCAGCCGCCTCACCCCGGTGTGA
- a CDS encoding MbtH family protein, producing MSTNPFDDEDGRFYVLVNDEDQHSLWPTFSEVPAGWRVVFGEDSRAACLEYVEKNWTDMRPRSLREAMEADETSGGRHSVDK from the coding sequence ATGAGCACCAATCCTTTCGACGACGAAGACGGCCGCTTCTACGTGCTGGTGAACGACGAGGACCAGCATTCGCTGTGGCCCACGTTCTCCGAGGTGCCCGCCGGATGGCGAGTGGTGTTCGGTGAGGACAGTCGTGCGGCGTGCCTCGAGTACGTCGAGAAGAACTGGACCGACATGCGTCCGCGCAGCCTGCGCGAGGCGATGGAGGCGGACGAGACGTCCGGCGGTCGGCACAGCGTCGACAAGTAG
- a CDS encoding LpqN/LpqT family lipoprotein — protein sequence MTAPTPLDEYLDSAGIGRTPCDPAVPDHPAVAIPQPVGWEVVAPDAFPGTYQVLVRPDRVVDGFAPNAVVLHFRLGGEVDVDDLLDSALDDVELLADWVPSQVDASRWNGHRSLFVKGTYTQDGWDLAVTTRHVVVEDGTGTYLVQLTITTAASQQGELGGDVTVMNIGLALV from the coding sequence ATGACGGCGCCCACTCCCCTCGACGAGTACCTCGACAGCGCGGGCATCGGCCGCACCCCGTGCGATCCCGCGGTCCCCGATCACCCCGCCGTCGCCATCCCCCAGCCGGTCGGCTGGGAAGTGGTCGCCCCGGACGCCTTTCCCGGCACCTACCAGGTCCTGGTGCGCCCCGACCGGGTCGTCGACGGGTTCGCACCCAATGCCGTCGTCCTGCACTTCCGCCTGGGCGGAGAGGTCGACGTCGACGATCTGCTCGACTCCGCGCTCGACGATGTCGAACTACTCGCCGACTGGGTGCCGTCCCAGGTCGATGCGAGCCGCTGGAACGGTCACCGGTCGCTGTTCGTCAAGGGCACGTACACGCAGGACGGCTGGGATCTGGCCGTGACCACCCGCCACGTCGTGGTGGAGGACGGTACCGGCACGTACCTCGTCCAGCTGACGATCACCACGGCGGCGAGCCAGCAGGGCGAACTCGGTGGCGATGTGACCGTCATGAACATCGGGCTGGCGCTGGTCTGA